The Paraburkholderia sp. ZP32-5 genome includes a window with the following:
- a CDS encoding LysR family transcriptional regulator, producing MDIRQVDLNLLKVFDALLKKRHVTQAGVSIGLSQPAMSYALSKLRELFEDPLFVRTARGMQPTPRAQALGDPVARLLDLVQTEILPAPEFRPAESSRSFVLCMSDIGEMVFLPRLQSFLDKAAPHVSIKTVALSMPELEEGLASGDVDLAIGYFPGLHSESLKRKALYRHSYVCIARDDHPHIGDTLSLDQYRAAAHVLVHPEGREQDVLVRAHERLGIHVNVRFSVPRFIGVPFVVAGSDMIAAVPQAVGRRFAEFVNVKLLPLPFPAPKYDFYLHWHPRFHHEPANRWVRDAMSELIKGPMQHEPLPNTKRTRLKAAS from the coding sequence ATGGATATTCGTCAGGTCGACCTGAATCTGCTGAAAGTGTTCGATGCGTTGCTGAAAAAACGCCATGTGACGCAGGCCGGTGTAAGCATTGGGCTCAGCCAGCCGGCGATGAGCTACGCGCTGTCGAAGCTGCGCGAGCTGTTCGAGGATCCGCTGTTCGTGCGCACCGCGCGCGGTATGCAGCCGACGCCGCGCGCGCAGGCGCTCGGCGACCCGGTCGCGCGCTTACTGGATCTGGTGCAGACCGAAATCCTGCCGGCGCCCGAGTTCCGCCCGGCCGAGTCGTCGCGCAGCTTCGTGCTGTGCATGTCGGATATCGGGGAGATGGTGTTTCTGCCGAGGTTGCAGAGTTTTCTCGACAAGGCCGCGCCGCATGTGAGCATCAAGACGGTCGCGCTCAGCATGCCGGAGCTCGAAGAAGGTCTGGCGAGCGGCGACGTCGATCTGGCGATCGGCTACTTTCCGGGTTTGCACAGCGAATCGCTGAAGCGCAAGGCGCTGTACCGGCATTCGTATGTGTGCATCGCGCGCGACGATCATCCGCACATCGGCGACACGCTATCGCTCGATCAGTACCGGGCGGCCGCGCATGTGCTGGTGCATCCGGAAGGCCGCGAGCAGGACGTGCTCGTGCGCGCGCATGAACGGCTCGGGATTCACGTCAACGTGCGGTTCAGCGTGCCGCGCTTTATCGGCGTGCCGTTCGTCGTCGCCGGCTCGGACATGATCGCGGCGGTGCCGCAGGCCGTCGGGCGACGCTTCGCGGAGTTCGTCAACGTCAAGCTGCTGCCGCTGCCCTTCCCCGCGCCGAAGTACGACTTCTATCTGCACTGGCATCCGCGCTTTCATCACGAGCCGGCCAACCGCTGGGTGCGCGATGCGATGAGCGAACTGATCAAGGGGCCGATGCAACACGAGCCGTTGCCGAATACGAAACGTACCCGGCTCAAGGCGGCGTCGTAG
- a CDS encoding MFS transporter, which yields MSGETVIDIGTVIERQQTRRFGVLLIVAMGVMMMTEGYDLAAMAFAAPALTRAWHLEHGVLGPVFGAFVFGTMVGAFALGYLGDVIGRKRTIVIGSVVLAAFTFAASRASGLEQLLVLRFLAGIGIGGVVPNAIAYTTEFAPKRWRATWVTLMYTGYTIGSSVGGFVAAWLVPKFGWQVVFVIGGIAPIVTSVMLWFAVPESIRFLTLKGRHAEVARIVARIAPGLAIAPHARFVTGGDSHSDTHGHKQDGSLRLLFAGRLRALTPVLWAVYIANSMALFFLSSWLPVLIESVGLAARQAALVSAMFQLGGTLGGLALMRFVDTRGAIIITVLPLVGTPLVALLGTGLPGPMLVAAVFLTGFTVVGTQFGLNAVAALVYPTALRAKGTGAAVGIQKIGAIAGPVIGGMLMSAHLPVEQLFFLGAVPVACVALLAFALGRLHRRRDDAAPDNSQTGAAHVA from the coding sequence ATGAGCGGCGAAACCGTAATCGACATCGGCACGGTGATCGAGCGGCAGCAGACCCGCCGCTTCGGCGTGCTGCTGATCGTCGCGATGGGCGTGATGATGATGACCGAGGGCTACGACCTCGCCGCGATGGCGTTCGCGGCACCGGCGTTGACCCGCGCGTGGCATCTCGAACACGGCGTGCTGGGTCCGGTGTTCGGCGCGTTCGTATTCGGCACGATGGTCGGCGCGTTCGCGCTCGGCTATCTCGGCGACGTGATCGGCCGCAAGCGCACGATCGTGATCGGCAGCGTCGTACTCGCGGCGTTCACGTTTGCCGCGTCGCGCGCGAGCGGGCTCGAACAGTTGCTGGTGCTGCGCTTTCTCGCCGGCATCGGCATCGGCGGCGTGGTGCCGAATGCGATCGCATACACGACCGAGTTCGCGCCGAAGCGCTGGCGCGCGACCTGGGTCACGCTGATGTACACCGGCTACACGATCGGCAGCAGCGTCGGCGGCTTCGTCGCCGCATGGCTCGTGCCGAAGTTCGGCTGGCAGGTGGTGTTCGTGATCGGCGGCATCGCGCCGATCGTCACGAGCGTGATGCTGTGGTTCGCGGTGCCGGAGTCGATCCGCTTCCTGACGCTCAAAGGGCGTCATGCCGAAGTCGCGCGGATCGTCGCGCGCATCGCGCCGGGTTTGGCGATTGCGCCGCATGCGCGCTTCGTGACCGGTGGCGACTCGCATAGCGACACGCACGGCCATAAGCAAGACGGCTCGCTGCGGCTGCTGTTCGCGGGCCGGTTGCGCGCGCTGACGCCGGTGCTGTGGGCCGTCTATATCGCGAACTCGATGGCGCTGTTCTTCCTCAGTAGCTGGCTGCCGGTGCTGATCGAAAGCGTTGGACTCGCAGCGCGCCAGGCGGCGCTGGTGTCGGCGATGTTCCAGCTCGGCGGCACACTCGGCGGCCTCGCGCTGATGCGCTTCGTCGATACGCGCGGCGCGATCATCATCACCGTGCTGCCGCTCGTCGGCACACCGCTCGTCGCGTTGCTCGGCACCGGACTGCCCGGTCCGATGCTGGTCGCCGCGGTGTTCCTCACCGGCTTCACGGTAGTCGGCACGCAATTTGGCCTGAACGCGGTCGCCGCGCTCGTCTATCCGACCGCGTTGCGTGCGAAAGGCACCGGCGCGGCGGTCGGTATCCAGAAGATCGGCGCGATCGCCGGGCCGGTGATCGGCGGCATGTTGATGTCCGCGCATCTGCCGGTCGAGCAACTGTTCTTCCTCGGCGCGGTGCCGGTTGCGTGCGTCGCGCTGCTCGCCTTCGCACTCGGCCGCCTGCATCGTCGTCGCGACGATGCCGCGCCGGATAACTCTCAAACAGGAGCAGCCCATGTCGCTTGA
- the ilvD gene encoding dihydroxy-acid dehydratase, translating into MSDGRKPQRPLRSNFPRGSYLGAVRAAQWRNLGISEEDLDKPKIAIVNSSSELATCFSHLDGIAAQLKDAIRAAGALPFEIRTAAPSDFITGAGARGAYMLAARDLVTNDIEVAVEGAQLDGMVCLASCDKTVPGQLMAAARLNIPTIVVACGYQPSGEYRGEHVDIEDVFVGAMHTLTGKLPVEDLIGMSQNAIRGPGVCSGLGTANSMHMVSEALGMSLPGSTPVAANSARMFSFVREAGARIVEMVRDDLKPRDILTPGAFANAVKTVLAVGGSINTVKHLQAVAAEGQLDVDVYALFEQFAAQIPVLTGVRPVGSHTIEQLEAAGGGRGVMKRLEAWLDTGALTVTGRTVKDNLSDVQIADDDVIRAPERAFANHPAIVLVRGNLAPQAGIVKFGISPTKQRKFIGEAICFSTSDDAIAAIKDGRVQPGKVVVMRGAGVCGGPAMGGGASRVVFAIDGAGLSEQVAMLTDGHLSGLVCKGLVVAEVAPEAATGGPLAFVEDGDTIDIDLDRRVCDLKVDAAVLEQRRAAWQRPAPVNDTGWLKIYRATVGTMPQGAVLGADRPARER; encoded by the coding sequence ATGTCCGATGGACGCAAGCCGCAACGCCCGTTGCGCAGCAATTTCCCGCGTGGTTCCTACCTTGGCGCGGTGCGCGCCGCTCAATGGCGCAATCTCGGCATCAGCGAGGAAGACCTCGACAAGCCGAAGATCGCGATCGTCAACTCGTCTTCCGAACTCGCTACCTGTTTTAGCCATCTCGACGGCATTGCCGCGCAGTTGAAGGACGCGATCCGCGCGGCCGGCGCGCTGCCGTTCGAGATTCGCACCGCGGCGCCGAGCGACTTCATTACCGGCGCGGGCGCGCGTGGCGCGTACATGCTGGCGGCGCGCGATCTCGTCACCAACGACATCGAAGTCGCTGTCGAAGGCGCGCAGCTCGACGGCATGGTGTGCCTCGCATCGTGCGACAAGACGGTGCCCGGTCAATTGATGGCTGCCGCGCGGCTGAATATCCCGACCATCGTCGTCGCGTGCGGCTATCAGCCGAGCGGGGAATATCGCGGCGAGCACGTCGATATCGAGGACGTGTTCGTCGGCGCGATGCATACGCTGACCGGCAAGCTGCCGGTCGAGGACCTGATCGGCATGAGCCAGAACGCGATTCGGGGCCCGGGCGTGTGCTCGGGTCTCGGCACCGCGAACTCGATGCATATGGTTAGCGAAGCACTCGGCATGTCGTTGCCGGGCAGCACGCCCGTAGCCGCGAACAGCGCGCGGATGTTCTCGTTCGTGCGCGAAGCGGGCGCGCGCATCGTCGAGATGGTGCGCGACGATCTGAAGCCGCGCGACATCCTGACGCCTGGTGCGTTTGCGAATGCGGTGAAGACGGTGCTCGCGGTCGGCGGCTCGATCAACACGGTCAAACATTTGCAGGCGGTCGCGGCAGAAGGGCAGCTCGACGTCGACGTATATGCGCTGTTCGAACAATTCGCCGCGCAGATTCCAGTGCTGACCGGCGTGCGTCCGGTCGGCTCGCACACGATCGAACAACTGGAAGCGGCCGGCGGCGGACGCGGCGTGATGAAGCGGCTCGAAGCATGGCTCGATACCGGCGCATTGACGGTCACGGGTCGCACGGTGAAAGACAACCTGAGCGACGTACAGATCGCCGACGACGACGTGATCCGCGCACCTGAGCGCGCGTTCGCGAATCATCCGGCGATCGTGCTGGTGCGCGGCAACCTCGCGCCGCAGGCCGGCATCGTCAAGTTCGGCATCTCGCCGACCAAGCAGCGCAAGTTCATCGGCGAGGCGATCTGCTTCTCGACCTCCGACGACGCGATCGCGGCAATCAAGGACGGCCGCGTGCAGCCGGGCAAGGTCGTCGTGATGCGCGGCGCCGGTGTGTGCGGCGGCCCAGCGATGGGCGGCGGCGCGTCGCGCGTGGTGTTTGCGATCGATGGCGCCGGCTTGTCCGAGCAGGTCGCGATGCTGACCGACGGCCATCTGTCCGGTCTCGTCTGCAAGGGGCTGGTAGTCGCGGAGGTGGCACCGGAGGCCGCGACCGGCGGCCCGCTCGCATTCGTCGAAGACGGCGACACGATCGACATCGATCTCGATCGGCGCGTGTGCGATCTGAAGGTCGATGCGGCCGTGCTGGAGCAACGCCGTGCCGCGTGGCAGCGCCCCGCGCCGGTCAACGACACCGGCTGGCTGAAGATCTATCGCGCGACGGTCGGCACGATGCCGCAAGGCGCGGTGCTCGGCGCGGACCGCCCGGCGCGGGAGCGTTGA